The following coding sequences lie in one Flagellimonas eckloniae genomic window:
- the meaB gene encoding methylmalonyl Co-A mutase-associated GTPase MeaB: MATEKSTPNSTVSKIKQSRKKEISVRNLADGIFKGDKAVLAKAITLVESSKQEHFEKANSVIEECLSKPNESIRIGITGVPGVGKSTFIEVLGKTLTSLNKKVAVLAVDPTSSLSKGSILGDKTRMETLAKDPNAFIRPSPSGESLGGVARKTRESIILCEAAGYDVILVETVGVGQSETVVHSMVDFFLLLKLSGAGDELQGIKRGIVEMADAIAINKADGSNLKKAKLAKAEFSRALHLYPPKENGWIPKVLSCSATENTGIREILEMIQEFVKVTRENGHFELNRKNQNKNWFVQTVDEQLKLFFHQKKAYKRIQQKMLKAIEENKISPFYAAQVLLDDLTKELK; the protein is encoded by the coding sequence TTGGCGACCGAAAAGAGCACACCTAACAGTACTGTTTCTAAAATAAAACAATCTCGAAAAAAGGAAATTTCCGTCAGGAATCTTGCCGATGGTATTTTTAAAGGGGATAAGGCTGTTTTGGCAAAAGCCATTACACTTGTTGAGAGTTCCAAGCAGGAACATTTTGAAAAAGCCAATTCAGTAATTGAAGAATGCCTTTCCAAACCCAACGAAAGTATTAGAATTGGGATTACAGGGGTTCCTGGGGTGGGCAAAAGTACTTTTATAGAGGTTCTGGGAAAGACTCTCACCAGTCTTAACAAAAAAGTCGCTGTTCTAGCTGTTGACCCTACAAGTTCCCTAAGCAAAGGCAGTATTCTTGGCGATAAAACAAGAATGGAAACCCTTGCCAAGGATCCCAACGCCTTTATAAGACCTTCACCTTCCGGAGAATCTTTGGGTGGCGTTGCCCGAAAAACCCGAGAAAGCATTATTCTTTGCGAAGCAGCCGGATATGATGTAATACTCGTGGAAACCGTTGGTGTGGGCCAAAGCGAAACTGTGGTGCACAGCATGGTGGATTTCTTTCTTCTTTTAAAACTTTCCGGTGCCGGTGATGAACTACAGGGTATAAAAAGGGGCATCGTGGAAATGGCGGATGCTATTGCCATCAACAAAGCAGATGGCAGCAATTTGAAAAAGGCCAAATTGGCAAAAGCAGAATTTTCAAGGGCATTGCATTTATATCCACCAAAAGAAAATGGATGGATTCCCAAGGTACTAAGCTGTTCAGCTACAGAAAACACCGGGATTAGAGAAATACTGGAGATGATTCAGGAATTTGTAAAGGTGACCCGGGAAAATGGGCATTTTGAACTAAACAGAAAAAATCAAAACAAAAATTGGTTTGTTCAAACCGTAGATGAACAACTAAAGCTCTTTTTCCATCAGAAAAAAGCATATAAACGTATCCAACAGAAAATGCTCAAGGCAATCGAAGAAAATAAAATCTCTCCCTTTTATGCAGCCCAAGTGTTGCTAGATGATTTAACCAAGGAACTTAAATAA